The stretch of DNA GGGCGTCCCCTGACGGCTGCCGATGTGCCCCGCGCCCTCCCCCGCCTGCGCGAAATTATCGGGGCGCTGCATGGGGAACGCGCCGGACGGGTCGATCTGCGCCGCGTTCGCGAACGCCTGCGCCGATTCCGCAGTGCGCTGGCCGCCTATCCGCTGGACGATCTGTTCGATGCCGTAGAAATCCCGCTTGAAAACGGCCTGCTGGATCAACCCGCCGCGTTTTGCCATCTGGACATGTGGCACGACAACATTTTGATTGGGTCTGGTTTAGCGGCAACAGGCCAACCCGAAGTGCTGGTCATAGACTGGACGAAAGCGGGCTGGGACGATCCCCTGCGCGATCTGGCCCTGCTGAAAACGGGCACGCTGGATTTGCTGCCGCCCGATGAAAGTCTGGACGCCGCCCTGACCTTCCTGCCCGACCACGCGCCCGCCACCCTGACCCGTTACCGTGCCTACCTTGCCATGACCACCCTGCACGACTTGTACTGGTTTCTGATGAACGAGCCGTATGAATTCGAGGGACAGCGTGATCAGAAATTGCCCAGAGCACGGCATGTGCTGGGGCGATTGCCGGGCTAAGCCAGGTGAACCAATCCATTAAAATTGGCATCTGCCCTGTCGGGACACC from Deinococcus sp. QL22 encodes:
- a CDS encoding phosphotransferase, translating into MTLRPNPNTDADASNEATSHRFPVLEARFGRLTPMDAGMQSRVYATPDGQTVVKVYRNHQGEHRLEADNMRRADMGAWVLDAVEADGVEALIMRRFAGRPLTAADVPRALPRLREIIGALHGERAGRVDLRRVRERLRRFRSALAAYPLDDLFDAVEIPLENGLLDQPAAFCHLDMWHDNILIGSGLAATGQPEVLVIDWTKAGWDDPLRDLALLKTGTLDLLPPDESLDAALTFLPDHAPATLTRYRAYLAMTTLHDLYWFLMNEPYEFEGQRDQKLPRARHVLGRLPG